One genomic region from Bacillus sp. SLBN-46 encodes:
- a CDS encoding DUF6470 family protein, with translation MQVPQIRLHQTYAQIGLRTTQPVQEMEQQPAEQSIKQVSSTLTIERKPSQLNIDQEQMWNELNLKSPSVLSEDMVNFAKQEALEAIAQKAQEGDQLAEIEKKSDMIVSIAESKANPGPIEFNIGFIPSYGSVKIHYTPSELNVDWKQGGAEIETIPHKPIHNYKPGKTEVYMRQMQNLQIDFVGGNLDRNT, from the coding sequence ATGCAGGTCCCACAAATTAGACTACATCAAACATACGCACAAATAGGACTACGCACAACCCAGCCAGTTCAAGAAATGGAACAGCAGCCCGCCGAACAATCGATTAAACAAGTTTCTTCTACACTAACGATCGAACGGAAGCCTTCCCAGTTAAATATTGATCAAGAACAGATGTGGAACGAGTTGAATTTAAAGAGCCCAAGTGTACTCAGTGAGGATATGGTGAACTTTGCTAAACAAGAAGCATTAGAAGCTATAGCTCAAAAAGCACAAGAAGGCGATCAACTAGCTGAAATTGAAAAAAAATCGGACATGATTGTATCTATAGCAGAGTCTAAAGCTAATCCAGGTCCTATAGAATTTAATATTGGTTTTATCCCGAGTTACGGTTCAGTCAAAATTCATTACACCCCATCAGAGCTCAATGTCGACTGGAAACAAGGTGGTGCTGAAATTGAGACCATACCACACAAACCAATCCACAACTATAAACCTGGGAAAACAGAAGTGTATATGCGCCAAATGCAAAACCTTCAAATAGACTTTGTCGGTGGAAATTTGGATAGGAATACGTAA
- the flaG gene encoding flagellar protein FlaG, with protein sequence MLDKLSNSTSQLTDYKVPKVESTAKIKEILPETQQQPQQQPQPQAQTKEKTEKVMQSMNDFLKASNTHLKFQFHEELKEYYVTLVDDTTNEVVKEIPSKKLLDMYAAMTDYLGLLVDKKV encoded by the coding sequence ATGTTAGACAAGTTGTCCAATTCTACTAGTCAGTTGACGGATTATAAGGTTCCTAAAGTAGAAAGTACAGCCAAGATTAAAGAGATATTGCCAGAAACACAACAACAGCCTCAACAACAACCTCAACCACAAGCGCAGACAAAAGAAAAAACCGAAAAAGTAATGCAAAGTATGAATGATTTTTTGAAGGCTTCAAATACGCATTTGAAATTTCAATTTCATGAGGAGTTAAAAGAGTATTATGTAACCCTTGTGGATGACACCACGAACGAGGTCGTTAAAGAAATCCCCTCTAAGAAATTACTTGATATGTACGCCGCTATGACTGATTATCTAGGACTTTTAGTAGATAAAAAGGTATAA
- a CDS encoding DNA endonuclease, whose product MFNDLTVIQINVLLASIIGDGELTKLYKGSRRKNSSYREHFGDKQREYREWKAQLMNDLFYITHKSNSLRSASGPLFTNLLGLFYNNDGNKSIPATLLPYCNLSHFLAVLYMDDGSLSITTKVNHNNKKIYITPHIYLSLQNYPSLELTLLKNHIKKYFQIDLKLASRKDGHGFILRTTSVNETFSFLNKIKNVSDSCPSMFYKTHWNYRLQQESERWKLKLPDYKLIVSSSDRWKNYSSNEIKRLVDLKKEGHLDKEIANLLGRSYWSVVYKLRELRKLQLL is encoded by the coding sequence ATGTTTAATGATTTAACTGTTATACAAATTAATGTTTTACTTGCAAGTATTATTGGTGATGGAGAGCTTACCAAGCTTTATAAAGGAAGTAGACGTAAAAATAGTAGTTACAGGGAGCATTTTGGAGACAAACAAAGAGAATATCGCGAGTGGAAAGCTCAATTAATGAATGATCTGTTTTACATTACTCATAAAAGTAATTCATTACGATCAGCATCAGGCCCCCTATTCACAAATTTACTGGGACTTTTTTATAACAATGATGGAAATAAAAGCATTCCTGCTACATTATTACCCTATTGTAATTTATCACATTTCTTAGCTGTACTATATATGGATGACGGTTCCTTGTCTATCACAACCAAAGTTAATCATAATAATAAAAAAATTTACATTACCCCTCACATATATTTATCCTTACAAAACTATCCCTCACTAGAATTAACTCTACTAAAAAACCATATCAAAAAATATTTTCAGATCGACTTAAAGTTAGCCAGTAGAAAGGATGGACATGGATTTATTTTACGGACCACATCCGTTAATGAAACATTCTCTTTCTTAAATAAAATAAAAAACGTTTCTGATAGTTGTCCAAGTATGTTTTATAAAACACATTGGAACTATCGACTACAACAAGAATCAGAGAGATGGAAATTAAAACTACCAGATTATAAACTTATCGTATCAAGTTCAGATCGATGGAAAAACTACTCTTCAAATGAAATTAAAAGACTTGTAGATTTAAAGAAAGAGGGACATCTCGATAAAGAAATTGCAAATTTACTTGGAAGAAGTTATTGGTCAGTTGTCTATAAATTACGCGAGTTAAGAAAATTGCAGCTTTTATAA
- a CDS encoding YjfB family protein, with translation MDIAFMSMALNQGKVQQQASLSVMKMAMGNAEQQGKALQKLMGTTNGAAIQQAAQPHLGGNIDLKA, from the coding sequence ATGGATATCGCATTTATGTCAATGGCACTAAATCAAGGCAAAGTTCAGCAACAAGCATCTTTGTCAGTCATGAAGATGGCAATGGGAAATGCCGAGCAACAAGGTAAAGCTCTTCAAAAGTTGATGGGTACTACAAACGGAGCTGCTATTCAACAAGCAGCTCAGCCGCATTTAGGTGGAAATATTGATTTAAAAGCTTAA
- a CDS encoding flagellin, with translation MQINHNIAALNTYRQLDRASNAQSKSMEKLSSGLRINRAGDDAAGLAISEKMRGQIRGLDQASKNAQDGISMIQTAEGALNETHDILQRMRELSVQASNDTATDADRTEIQKEVSQLKEEIDRISNTTEFNTKKLLNGELESNKTAQGTKLESVDLTLGASVAGTSANTNFDAYTIDDTNNELKITANSTDLTIQIEKGTWTQAELQTKIDAAFTAAGTVDGTDLTKVASSVAGGKLTLTTAATAGQNITIKASGDEANKFFGFSTAKTITAGAAASTAATDDLVNSANALNITDGANDSLEITIGNGTKQTIDLTASTDAYSKQQIVDMINTAIDSNADLKGKVSASLNNGNIQFDSFTDGSLTIHDTALSDDLGLTDSAADTTATNSSALLTNLKDGNGNELGLQANDVIKINGKISGSSVTEASLTVTASTTVADLTAGIENALGLDAGSVSIKSDGKIEVAGENGSANALADLKLNVANRDLFNNKFSSFKETQAAEDKNIDSSLSFHIGANEGQTMKVDINEMSTKSLSLSSVDVSSQQGAETATSVINNAIEKVSTERSKLGAFQNRLEHSINNLNTSSENLTAAESRIRDVDMAKEMMTQTKNSILSQAAQAMLAQSNQIPQGVLQLLR, from the coding sequence ATGCAAATTAACCACAATATTGCAGCACTTAACACGTATCGTCAGTTAGATCGTGCATCCAATGCTCAATCAAAATCTATGGAAAAATTATCTTCAGGTCTTCGTATTAACCGAGCTGGAGATGACGCAGCTGGTTTAGCAATCTCTGAAAAAATGCGCGGTCAAATTCGCGGCTTAGATCAAGCTTCTAAAAATGCTCAAGATGGAATCTCTATGATCCAAACTGCTGAAGGCGCTTTGAACGAGACACATGATATTCTTCAAAGAATGCGTGAATTATCGGTTCAAGCCTCTAACGATACTGCTACTGATGCAGACAGAACAGAAATTCAAAAAGAAGTTTCACAGTTAAAAGAAGAAATCGATCGTATTTCTAATACTACAGAGTTTAATACTAAGAAGCTTTTAAACGGTGAACTTGAGTCTAATAAGACTGCTCAAGGTACAAAATTAGAATCAGTAGATTTAACTTTAGGTGCAAGTGTTGCTGGAACTAGTGCAAATACAAATTTTGATGCTTATACAATTGATGATACCAACAATGAGTTAAAAATTACTGCAAATAGTACTGATCTTACTATCCAAATTGAAAAAGGAACATGGACACAAGCTGAATTACAAACAAAAATTGATGCAGCATTTACAGCTGCAGGTACAGTAGATGGTACCGATTTAACTAAAGTAGCCTCTTCAGTTGCTGGTGGAAAATTAACGCTGACTACTGCTGCTACTGCAGGTCAAAATATTACAATTAAAGCATCAGGTGATGAAGCAAATAAATTCTTTGGTTTCTCAACTGCAAAAACAATAACAGCAGGAGCAGCTGCAAGCACAGCGGCAACTGATGATTTAGTGAATTCTGCAAATGCACTAAATATTACAGATGGTGCAAATGATAGTTTAGAGATTACTATTGGAAATGGCACAAAGCAAACAATTGACCTAACTGCTTCAACTGATGCTTATTCCAAACAACAAATTGTTGATATGATTAACACAGCAATTGATTCCAACGCAGATTTAAAGGGGAAAGTTTCAGCCTCTCTAAATAATGGTAATATCCAGTTTGATTCATTTACTGATGGAAGTTTAACAATCCATGATACTGCATTAAGTGATGACTTAGGTTTAACTGATAGTGCTGCTGACACAACAGCAACTAATTCATCTGCATTACTTACAAATTTAAAAGATGGAAATGGTAATGAGCTTGGATTACAAGCAAATGATGTTATTAAAATTAACGGAAAAATTAGTGGTTCTTCTGTTACAGAAGCTAGCCTAACTGTTACTGCTAGTACAACAGTTGCTGACCTTACTGCAGGAATTGAAAATGCTCTTGGTTTAGATGCAGGTAGTGTTTCTATTAAGTCAGATGGAAAAATTGAAGTTGCAGGTGAAAATGGATCAGCAAACGCTTTAGCTGATTTAAAATTAAATGTAGCTAACAGAGATTTATTTAATAATAAGTTTAGTAGTTTTAAAGAAACTCAAGCAGCTGAAGACAAGAATATTGATTCTTCTTTATCTTTCCATATCGGAGCAAACGAAGGTCAAACAATGAAAGTTGATATAAATGAAATGAGTACTAAATCACTTTCACTAAGTTCTGTAGATGTGTCATCACAACAAGGTGCAGAAACAGCAACTTCTGTAATTAATAATGCAATTGAAAAAGTTTCTACTGAACGTTCTAAACTAGGTGCATTCCAAAATCGTTTAGAGCACTCTATCAATAACCTGAACACATCATCTGAAAATCTAACAGCTGCGGAATCTCGTATCCGTGACGTTGACATGGCGAAGGAAATGATGACTCAAACTAAGAACTCTATTCTTTCTCAAGCAGCACAAGCAATGTTGGCTCAATCGAATCAAATTCCTCAAGGAGTACTACAACTCTTGAGATAA
- a CDS encoding carbon storage regulator, producing MLIVGREIGQSVIIDDVIKVTVLQIDSKLRMVIEAPMNMEVSKVKENKSNRVFLKKGTKIIESPTLIGANIKVTILQTESGLLRFAIDAPREIRIFREELFNGNIFTRNQKVKMI from the coding sequence GTGCTCATTGTAGGCAGGGAAATTGGACAATCAGTAATTATAGATGATGTCATTAAAGTTACTGTTCTACAAATCGATTCCAAACTTCGAATGGTCATTGAAGCACCAATGAATATGGAAGTTTCTAAAGTGAAAGAGAATAAAAGTAATCGTGTGTTTCTCAAAAAAGGGACCAAAATCATTGAGTCACCTACATTAATTGGAGCAAACATTAAGGTAACTATTTTACAAACGGAATCTGGTTTACTTCGCTTTGCAATTGATGCGCCGAGAGAAATTAGAATATTTCGAGAAGAATTGTTCAATGGAAATATTTTCACGAGAAATCAAAAAGTAAAAATGATCTAA
- the fliD gene encoding flagellar filament capping protein FliD, with protein MIDTSNTLRVSGLASGMNTDEIVANLVKVQSARLNKMQQSKTLATWKTDAYRDVNKKVNDFYNSMKDLRLESTFNKKTSSSSDESIVSATVSGIPSLSSYEITNVQQAQPPKAATVKFFQTSSLDTSKKLIDLGVTGSSIKINDQTVDFDPTKDTLSSLLNKISSDTTINMNVSYSASEKSFTFTNKTAGSGQDVKLAQGSTSNLLSILGIPGGSISGGSYNTSSTMSVVTGSNAVQAKMTINGLDFRSDTNTVTFDGMTFEIKSNMAADESLSVNTKSDTDAVFTSIKTFVDKYNELISDLNGKLTEKKYRDYPPLLDDQKKDMKDTDIKLWDEKAKSGLLAGDSTIQSFLTEMRNSLMSVVGDPSASPDFKTLKSIGINFSSSYKDNGKLVLDEEKLKGVLKTNLEDVKKLFTTKDRNAAISKTTANDKDLHDISGFGWRIYDRLNETITQLGSIAGSLTSTVDTKSFMAKQTKSLDTNIYNEQDKVNAYEQRLWKQFGAMEKAMQQLNSQGSWLSQQLGM; from the coding sequence ATGATTGATACGAGTAATACATTGCGTGTGTCTGGCTTAGCGTCCGGTATGAATACCGATGAGATTGTTGCCAATTTGGTTAAAGTCCAAAGCGCAAGGCTAAACAAAATGCAGCAATCTAAAACATTAGCTACATGGAAAACCGATGCCTATCGTGACGTGAATAAAAAGGTAAATGATTTCTATAATTCAATGAAAGATTTACGCTTGGAATCTACTTTTAACAAGAAAACATCCAGTTCATCGGATGAAAGTATCGTATCAGCAACGGTTAGCGGGATTCCGAGCTTGTCTTCTTATGAAATTACAAATGTACAACAGGCACAACCACCTAAAGCGGCTACAGTGAAGTTCTTTCAAACAAGCAGTCTTGATACAAGCAAAAAATTAATTGACTTAGGTGTAACGGGTAGTTCAATAAAAATTAATGATCAGACAGTTGATTTTGATCCTACTAAGGACACGCTCTCGTCCCTATTAAATAAAATTTCTAGCGATACTACAATAAATATGAATGTTTCTTATTCAGCTTCAGAGAAATCTTTCACCTTTACCAATAAGACTGCTGGTTCGGGTCAAGATGTAAAACTTGCTCAAGGTTCAACTTCCAATCTTCTATCTATATTAGGGATCCCTGGAGGGTCAATTAGTGGTGGTAGTTATAATACTAGTTCCACCATGTCAGTTGTCACTGGGTCTAATGCTGTACAAGCTAAAATGACTATTAACGGTCTTGATTTTCGTTCAGATACTAATACTGTGACGTTTGATGGGATGACGTTTGAAATTAAGTCGAATATGGCAGCAGATGAGTCTTTGTCTGTCAATACAAAAAGTGATACGGATGCTGTATTTACTAGCATTAAGACATTTGTTGATAAGTACAATGAACTAATTTCAGATTTAAACGGTAAACTAACAGAAAAAAAGTATCGTGATTACCCACCACTATTGGATGATCAGAAGAAGGATATGAAAGATACTGACATCAAACTGTGGGATGAAAAAGCGAAAAGCGGCTTGTTGGCAGGAGATTCCACGATTCAGTCTTTCTTAACGGAAATGCGGAATAGTCTAATGTCAGTGGTTGGCGATCCAAGTGCTTCACCGGATTTTAAAACCTTAAAAAGCATTGGAATTAATTTCTCTAGCAGTTATAAAGATAATGGGAAACTAGTTCTCGACGAAGAAAAACTAAAGGGTGTCCTCAAAACAAATTTAGAAGATGTCAAAAAATTATTTACAACAAAAGATCGGAATGCTGCAATTTCGAAGACGACCGCGAATGACAAGGACCTCCACGATATTAGTGGATTTGGTTGGAGAATTTATGATCGATTAAATGAAACCATTACTCAACTTGGATCCATAGCAGGGTCTCTCACTAGTACCGTTGATACCAAGAGCTTTATGGCAAAACAAACCAAATCGCTAGATACCAATATCTATAATGAACAAGACAAGGTTAACGCCTATGAACAAAGACTATGGAAGCAATTTGGGGCGATGGAAAAAGCTATGCAACAGTTGAATTCTCAAGGGTCTTGGCTATCCCAGCAATTAGGAATGTAG
- a CDS encoding flagellar hook-basal body protein, producing MNTSLYISSGALQAYQQKIDTSANNVANVNTTGFKRKDQSFSEILASQINNQGRTNQEFGRLTPNGIRVGYGTRTGLTQLVMEQGQPMATGNPFDLMIQGKGFFQVGYPSSTAGAPDEIRYTRDGNFHLSPNPNKQGSYHLVNANGGYLLDQNGKPIELDGQYEVNFDANGQINLKNKDGLGTPFISTQQVGIVDIQNPHILRNTGGNEFAIESSVLPNGSNKADFVNLLQPEEVQLATGFLEGSNVDLTKEMTDLMTSQRSFQMNARAVSYADQMVGIANSILR from the coding sequence TTGAATACGTCACTATATATTTCTTCTGGTGCTTTGCAGGCCTATCAACAAAAAATTGATACATCTGCAAATAATGTAGCCAATGTGAATACTACTGGATTTAAGCGAAAAGACCAAAGTTTTTCCGAGATTTTAGCATCCCAAATTAACAATCAAGGACGTACCAATCAAGAATTCGGCCGCCTCACACCAAATGGGATCCGCGTGGGGTATGGAACGCGTACAGGACTGACACAGCTTGTGATGGAACAGGGTCAGCCAATGGCGACAGGTAATCCTTTCGACTTGATGATTCAAGGAAAAGGATTTTTCCAAGTTGGTTATCCTTCTTCTACGGCAGGAGCACCTGACGAGATAAGGTATACACGTGATGGCAATTTCCACTTGAGTCCGAATCCTAACAAACAAGGAAGTTATCATTTAGTAAATGCAAATGGCGGTTATTTACTAGATCAAAATGGGAAGCCAATTGAGTTGGATGGGCAGTATGAGGTTAATTTTGATGCAAACGGTCAAATTAATTTGAAAAATAAAGATGGTCTGGGAACCCCGTTTATTTCTACACAACAAGTGGGAATTGTGGATATTCAAAATCCACATATCCTAAGGAATACGGGTGGTAATGAATTCGCCATTGAATCTTCTGTGTTACCTAACGGCTCTAATAAAGCTGATTTTGTTAATTTGCTGCAGCCTGAAGAGGTGCAGTTGGCTACTGGCTTTTTAGAAGGATCGAACGTGGATTTAACGAAAGAAATGACAGATTTGATGACCTCACAAAGAAGTTTTCAAATGAATGCAAGAGCAGTTTCTTATGCTGATCAGATGGTAGGGATTGCGAATAGTATTTTACGTTAA
- a CDS encoding flagellar hook-basal body protein translates to MLRGLYSAASGMFSMERKQEALSNNLANAQTPGFKKDDTPLRAFPKLFLERIKDFNDNVPGASGGNIPGQTVPVGELFNGVYAQERIPSFIQGTLVQTDQPLDVAIEDQSIPLQVVNGRTVKPTALFAVELADGTVGYTRNGKWDLDANGNLVTSEGYRVLGTDHKPIQITGGIRKEDLSINADGQLIANPNDPAKTSKVGQIGMVVVQNPYDLKRQGANVYKSDTALPLIQDAGGTNPGISLHQGFIEQSNVDQGQTMADMMTTVRAYEANQKVIGVYNQSLEQLYSVGKING, encoded by the coding sequence ATGTTAAGAGGATTGTATTCTGCCGCTTCTGGAATGTTTTCTATGGAGCGGAAACAAGAAGCACTATCTAATAATCTCGCAAATGCTCAAACACCAGGATTTAAGAAGGATGACACGCCACTTAGGGCATTTCCTAAACTTTTTCTAGAAAGAATAAAAGACTTTAATGATAATGTACCTGGTGCATCAGGTGGAAATATTCCAGGTCAGACTGTCCCTGTGGGCGAACTCTTTAACGGCGTGTACGCTCAGGAGCGCATTCCCAGTTTCATTCAAGGGACGCTTGTTCAAACGGATCAACCGTTAGATGTGGCTATTGAAGATCAAAGTATTCCTTTACAGGTTGTCAACGGACGTACAGTAAAACCAACTGCCTTGTTTGCCGTCGAACTTGCGGATGGAACAGTCGGCTATACCCGGAATGGAAAATGGGATTTAGATGCCAATGGAAATTTGGTCACATCAGAAGGGTATCGTGTGTTAGGAACCGATCACAAGCCGATCCAAATTACTGGTGGTATCAGAAAAGAGGATTTGTCCATAAATGCTGATGGACAATTAATTGCAAATCCTAATGACCCGGCAAAAACTAGTAAGGTAGGTCAAATTGGCATGGTTGTGGTTCAAAACCCTTATGATCTTAAAAGACAAGGGGCAAATGTCTACAAATCAGATACTGCCTTACCTTTAATCCAAGATGCTGGAGGAACAAATCCAGGTATATCCCTTCACCAGGGATTTATTGAACAGTCGAATGTAGACCAAGGTCAAACAATGGCTGATATGATGACAACTGTACGAGCCTATGAGGCCAATCAAAAGGTAATAGGCGTGTATAATCAATCATTAGAACAGCTGTACTCTGTTGGAAAGATTAACGGATAA
- a CDS encoding DUF6115 domain-containing protein, translated as MQDYLNVALLVINFIAVLYLVSKSSLRKKLDYQQELHLKMLSNQEKMMHQISELQGMMEQNQIVHQLEYEQWREEIKALDSSIKAVPKSTSGSGQHLFLNDRYKEIFELRDQGLTAEEIAKELGKGCGEVTFILQLADQARS; from the coding sequence GTGCAGGATTATCTAAATGTAGCACTTTTAGTAATCAACTTTATAGCTGTGCTGTATTTAGTTTCCAAAAGTTCTCTTCGGAAAAAATTGGATTATCAGCAGGAGTTACATCTAAAAATGCTTAGCAACCAAGAAAAAATGATGCATCAAATTTCTGAGTTACAAGGGATGATGGAGCAGAATCAAATAGTGCACCAACTAGAATATGAACAATGGAGAGAAGAAATTAAAGCTTTAGATTCATCTATTAAGGCTGTACCAAAGTCTACATCTGGCAGTGGGCAGCATTTATTCTTAAATGATCGGTACAAAGAAATTTTTGAATTACGAGATCAGGGTCTTACTGCAGAGGAAATTGCAAAAGAACTCGGCAAAGGTTGTGGGGAAGTAACATTTATTTTGCAATTGGCTGACCAAGCACGAAGCTAA
- a CDS encoding YaaR family protein produces MKIQDSVRMNIGDPRLNTNDRSITNTTSFQKIMNTYSKELTKDHLQQILQEVDEQGKRLSEKPTFSELRKYKDLVKQFMGEVTKNGVGLYQTDSWDPYGGSKTLKTIQVLDRKLMELTAHVLNEQNEGLSILDRIGEIKGLLINLYT; encoded by the coding sequence TTGAAAATTCAGGATTCGGTAAGAATGAATATAGGTGATCCCCGTCTCAATACAAATGATCGTTCTATTACCAACACTACATCCTTTCAAAAAATAATGAATACGTATTCTAAAGAACTTACAAAGGATCATCTCCAACAAATATTACAAGAAGTTGATGAGCAAGGAAAACGCTTAAGCGAAAAACCCACCTTTTCTGAACTCCGTAAATATAAAGATTTGGTTAAACAGTTTATGGGGGAAGTAACGAAAAATGGTGTAGGTTTATATCAAACCGATAGTTGGGATCCATATGGAGGTAGTAAAACACTAAAGACCATTCAAGTACTGGACCGTAAACTAATGGAACTAACCGCTCATGTCTTAAACGAGCAGAACGAAGGTCTTTCTATCTTAGACCGTATTGGAGAAATTAAAGGGTTATTGATTAACCTTTATACTTAA
- a CDS encoding methyl-accepting chemotaxis protein — protein sequence MVFSILIAFLINGLIRRTVSRVVKNSEITTNSATEIKKSIDKTAKSAQELDASMNKANDAIGELVASIQQVAGNTNITASGVDEISAAIEQMSASINVVAEGADHFAASAEETSSAIQEMMASIEQVAISVGNAGANVDEISASIEEMSQSIKGVNEHAESLTDTAKQTAETVEEMVVSIQQVAASAQTVNQLSNAVKDDAYEGTVSLNETLNGMKEISQVIEQASGVMENLGKSSKEIGSIIAVIDDIADQTNLLALNAAIEAARAGEHGKGFAVVADEVRKLAERSAKATKEIATLIKGIQNETTVAVASIKDGAHKVKKGNELADKTNQAIKKISEGISQVTEEMNQIAKATEEQSKNSEFITKAVESVTNQAVEMTHSTKEQSITAETIVKGIMSTKEQVDQISVATAEQAKGSHSIVAAVENVTNQSGSVTNATKEQALTAEEIVRNISSIKEMVQQMMLATNEQARYGQEIAVEVNNVQKQTEELNSSIETQSKGVEEVVLAITDVNKQIQRLK from the coding sequence ATGGTTTTTAGCATTTTAATTGCCTTCCTTATCAATGGACTTATTCGTCGTACTGTAAGTAGAGTGGTAAAAAATTCAGAGATTACTACTAATTCTGCTACTGAGATTAAAAAATCGATCGATAAGACTGCCAAAAGTGCACAAGAATTAGATGCTTCAATGAATAAAGCAAATGATGCAATCGGTGAATTAGTAGCATCCATACAGCAAGTGGCAGGGAACACCAATATTACAGCTTCAGGTGTAGATGAAATTTCTGCTGCAATCGAACAAATGAGTGCTTCTATTAATGTTGTTGCTGAAGGTGCAGACCATTTTGCCGCTTCAGCAGAGGAAACTTCTTCGGCAATTCAAGAAATGATGGCCTCCATCGAACAAGTCGCTATAAGTGTAGGGAATGCTGGCGCAAATGTAGATGAAATCTCCGCGTCAATAGAAGAAATGAGTCAATCTATAAAAGGTGTAAATGAACATGCGGAAAGCTTAACTGATACAGCAAAACAAACTGCAGAAACAGTGGAAGAGATGGTTGTTTCCATTCAACAGGTAGCTGCGAGTGCACAAACAGTAAACCAGTTAAGCAACGCAGTTAAAGATGATGCCTATGAAGGAACTGTCTCACTGAATGAAACATTGAATGGTATGAAGGAAATTTCACAGGTAATTGAGCAAGCAAGTGGGGTCATGGAAAACTTAGGAAAGAGTTCAAAGGAAATTGGCAGCATTATCGCTGTTATTGATGACATTGCTGACCAAACCAATCTTCTAGCGCTTAACGCAGCAATTGAAGCTGCACGCGCCGGTGAACACGGAAAAGGATTTGCTGTTGTTGCTGATGAGGTACGAAAACTGGCTGAAAGATCGGCAAAAGCAACGAAGGAAATTGCTACTCTGATCAAAGGAATTCAAAATGAGACGACTGTTGCTGTAGCATCCATTAAAGATGGAGCTCATAAGGTGAAAAAAGGAAATGAATTGGCTGATAAAACCAACCAGGCCATTAAGAAAATTTCTGAAGGTATTTCACAAGTGACAGAGGAAATGAACCAAATTGCGAAAGCAACAGAAGAGCAATCAAAAAATAGCGAATTCATTACAAAAGCAGTGGAGAGTGTAACCAATCAAGCAGTAGAAATGACGCACTCCACAAAAGAGCAATCCATCACTGCAGAAACAATCGTTAAGGGGATTATGAGTACAAAGGAACAGGTCGATCAGATCTCTGTTGCAACAGCAGAACAAGCAAAAGGAAGTCATTCAATTGTCGCGGCAGTTGAAAACGTTACGAACCAATCAGGTTCTGTAACCAATGCAACCAAGGAACAAGCCCTTACTGCAGAAGAAATCGTTCGTAATATTAGCAGTATTAAAGAAATGGTTCAACAAATGATGCTTGCAACGAATGAACAAGCAAGATATGGACAGGAAATTGCCGTAGAGGTAAATAATGTTCAAAAACAAACAGAAGAATTAAATTCTAGCATCGAAACGCAATCTAAGGGAGTAGAAGAGGTTGTTCTTGCTATTACCGATGTAAATAAACAAATCCAAAGACTTAAATAA
- a CDS encoding chemotaxis protein CheW, giving the protein MKELSKFQDSKALIFKIGQEEYGVHINQLVSIERMQTVTITPYPNRAPHVLGVTSIRNVVIPVVDMRAALTGESLKQTDVTRMIIVRADHKEIGIVVDAATDVLALPPESIEQTNLLETKDVSYLLGVSKFDHRLVILLDIEKLLENTTNLDELRDMVQSYVNNQELAEF; this is encoded by the coding sequence ATGAAAGAGCTAAGCAAATTTCAGGATTCTAAGGCACTCATTTTTAAAATAGGCCAGGAAGAATATGGGGTACATATTAATCAGCTTGTATCTATAGAAAGAATGCAAACGGTGACAATAACTCCCTATCCAAATCGTGCGCCGCATGTGTTAGGGGTTACTTCCATTCGTAATGTAGTCATTCCAGTCGTAGATATGCGTGCGGCTCTGACAGGAGAATCGTTAAAGCAGACAGATGTGACGAGAATGATTATTGTGAGGGCTGATCATAAAGAAATTGGGATTGTGGTAGATGCAGCTACAGATGTGTTAGCTCTTCCACCAGAATCGATTGAACAAACGAATTTGTTAGAAACAAAGGACGTATCCTATCTTTTGGGTGTTTCTAAATTTGATCATCGGTTAGTCATTCTTTTAGACATAGAAAAGCTGCTGGAAAATACAACAAATTTAGATGAGCTAAGAGACATGGTCCAAAGTTATGTGAATAACCAAGAGTTAGCGGAATTCTAA